In Methanobacteriales archaeon HGW-Methanobacteriales-1, one DNA window encodes the following:
- a CDS encoding ABC transporter substrate-binding protein, with the protein MMIYIGMDDTDNLESRGTGTLSRTIATELSKKYPVSAVTRHQLLKHTDIPFTTHNSCSVLHVDLGPEHVEELYESVKKEMMDDFIEGSDPGIFAAHHTQLTPALVAFGQDAKAIILTQGRARALARNHNLPLEGLGGTEDGVIGAVAGVGLAGAGDDGRFLRLGAKDLRGTYSVEELLNHGVDAIYTVEGIPITEGTIYNKEDKLVRLCPLNGHVVLFVEERDGKFWNVSRG; encoded by the coding sequence ATCATGATTTATATTGGAATGGACGATACAGATAATCTTGAATCAAGGGGAACTGGAACCTTATCACGAACTATAGCAACTGAACTTTCTAAAAAATATCCAGTGAGTGCCGTAACTCGCCACCAGCTTTTAAAACACACAGATATTCCATTTACCACCCACAATAGTTGTTCCGTGCTGCACGTGGATTTAGGCCCAGAACACGTGGAAGAACTCTATGAATCAGTAAAAAAAGAAATGATGGACGACTTTATAGAAGGCAGCGACCCGGGAATTTTTGCCGCTCACCACACCCAGTTAACACCAGCTCTGGTGGCATTTGGCCAGGACGCTAAAGCCATTATACTCACCCAGGGAAGGGCCCGGGCGCTGGCCAGAAATCACAACTTGCCCTTAGAAGGATTGGGTGGCACTGAAGATGGGGTTATTGGTGCAGTGGCTGGTGTGGGCCTGGCTGGTGCTGGAGACGATGGTAGGTTCTTGAGGTTAGGTGCTAAAGATCTTCGAGGCACTTATAGTGTGGAAGAACTGTTAAATCACGGTGTGGATGCTATTTACACGGTGGAGGGTATTCCGATCACTGAGGGGACTATTTATAATAAAGAGGATAAATTAGTTAGATTATGTCCTTTAAATGGCCATGTAGTCCTTTTTGTTGAAGAAAGAGATGGAAAATTCTGGAATGTT